The Sulfuriferula thiophila genome window below encodes:
- a CDS encoding c-type cytochrome — protein MKNTIAISIALAMFAISGMTAAASKTAAPVPATAPVFTPPSEDSIPNDEFGKIVRQGKNIFEDTQHYAKQYVGNGMNCVNCHLAAGRKPDSSPLWGAYVRYPAYRAKNNKVNTYEERIQGCFKFSMNGKAPAADSPEMVALVTYSYWLATGAPVGAKLKGAGYPEVAKPATTPDAIRGKTVYTESCQICHGANGEGKKVDGKSVFPPLWGSEAFNWGAGMHRINTAASFIKANMPLSKGYSLTDQQAWDVATYVMSHERPQDPRFKGDIAQTKKDYHDENCKYGETVDGKVLGAPH, from the coding sequence ATGAAAAACACCATCGCAATCTCCATCGCTTTGGCTATGTTCGCCATCTCGGGCATGACGGCTGCCGCCAGCAAAACAGCGGCACCCGTTCCGGCTACCGCACCTGTATTTACGCCACCCAGCGAAGACAGTATTCCCAACGATGAGTTTGGAAAGATCGTTCGTCAAGGGAAAAACATTTTTGAAGATACCCAGCATTACGCCAAGCAATATGTCGGCAACGGCATGAACTGCGTGAACTGCCACCTTGCAGCTGGCCGCAAACCGGATTCCTCGCCATTATGGGGTGCCTATGTGCGCTATCCGGCTTACCGCGCCAAGAACAACAAGGTAAACACCTACGAAGAGCGCATACAAGGCTGCTTCAAATTCAGCATGAACGGTAAAGCACCTGCGGCGGATAGCCCGGAGATGGTGGCATTGGTAACTTATTCGTACTGGCTGGCAACCGGTGCACCGGTTGGCGCGAAATTAAAGGGCGCAGGCTACCCGGAAGTAGCAAAACCGGCTACCACCCCTGATGCGATTCGTGGTAAAACCGTGTATACGGAAAGCTGCCAGATATGCCATGGCGCTAATGGCGAAGGCAAGAAAGTTGACGGCAAATCGGTATTCCCGCCATTGTGGGGATCTGAGGCTTTCAACTGGGGGGCAGGCATGCACCGCATCAATACGGCTGCTTCCTTCATCAAAGCCAATATGCCGCTCTCCAAGGGCTATTCGCTTACTGACCAGCAGGCCTGGGACGTCGCTACTTATGTCATGTCCCATGAACGCCCACAAGATCCACGGTTCAAGGGTGACATAGCGCAGACTAAAAAGGATTATCACGACGAGAATTGCAAATATGGCGAAACCGTTGATGGCAAGGTACTCGGCGCACCTCACTAA
- a CDS encoding thioredoxin family protein, producing the protein MKNIKVLGTGCTNCKTTLKLIDEAAQAKGVEIQLEKVESIADILGYGVMSTPGVVIDGIVVHAGGVPDRKKIDSWLT; encoded by the coding sequence ATGAAAAACATCAAAGTACTTGGCACGGGCTGCACAAACTGCAAAACCACCCTCAAACTCATCGATGAAGCCGCCCAGGCAAAGGGTGTTGAGATACAATTGGAAAAAGTCGAATCCATCGCCGACATTCTGGGCTACGGCGTAATGTCCACCCCGGGCGTAGTAATCGATGGCATAGTGGTTCACGCCGGCGGCGTACCGGATCGCAAAAAAATTGATAGCTGGCTAACCTGA
- a CDS encoding YgaP-like transmembrane domain: MKGNRMMRMMSVMVMISLAATHFSGQFDLLHPSFLWIAAFASIMAFQATFTGFCPAGIIMGNGKKAACCSK; encoded by the coding sequence ATGAAAGGCAATCGCATGATGCGCATGATGTCTGTAATGGTAATGATTTCACTGGCTGCAACGCACTTCTCTGGTCAGTTCGACTTGCTACACCCCAGCTTCTTATGGATAGCCGCGTTTGCCAGCATCATGGCATTTCAAGCCACTTTTACCGGGTTTTGTCCTGCTGGCATCATCATGGGCAATGGCAAAAAAGCCGCCTGCTGCAGTAAATAA
- a CDS encoding permease, with the protein MDTLDQHTDNSSSTAKWLAGVVLGLAIWIWTYSQLQGAADYAMSFTGIATESHLGQALNFFLFETPKVLLLLTLIVFVMGVIQTFVAPERTRQLLAGKRLGIGNIMAASLGIVTPFCSCSAVPLFIGFLQAGVPLGVTFSFLISAPMVNEVALGLLFGLFGWKIALLYMGLGLTVAITAGLIIGKLNMENHLEDWVQAIQARGGAVIANLDHPQTWPERFQAGMHHVKDIVGKVWPYIVLGVAVGAGIHGYVPQNFMASIMGKDAWWSVPAAVLIGVPMYSNAAGIIPVVQALLGKGAALGTVLAFMMSVTALSFPEMIILRKVLKPALIATFVGVVSTGILLVGYVFNAVL; encoded by the coding sequence GTGGATACTTTAGATCAACACACTGACAATAGCAGTTCAACCGCTAAATGGTTGGCAGGTGTTGTGCTCGGCCTGGCAATCTGGATTTGGACATACAGCCAGTTGCAAGGCGCTGCCGATTACGCCATGTCCTTCACGGGTATAGCGACTGAATCGCATCTGGGGCAGGCGCTCAACTTTTTTCTGTTTGAAACACCCAAAGTTTTGCTGCTGCTGACCCTCATTGTGTTTGTGATGGGTGTCATTCAAACGTTCGTCGCACCTGAACGCACACGCCAATTACTCGCTGGCAAACGCCTGGGTATAGGCAACATCATGGCCGCCAGCCTGGGTATTGTCACACCGTTTTGTTCCTGCTCGGCCGTACCGCTGTTTATCGGTTTTTTGCAGGCTGGCGTACCACTCGGCGTAACATTCTCATTCCTGATCTCGGCACCGATGGTCAACGAAGTCGCGCTAGGCTTGTTGTTCGGCTTATTTGGCTGGAAGATTGCATTGCTGTATATGGGCTTAGGCCTTACCGTCGCCATCACCGCCGGATTGATCATCGGCAAGCTCAATATGGAAAACCATCTGGAAGACTGGGTGCAAGCCATACAGGCCAGAGGCGGTGCCGTTATCGCCAATCTGGATCACCCGCAAACCTGGCCGGAACGATTCCAGGCAGGCATGCATCATGTCAAAGACATCGTCGGTAAAGTCTGGCCATATATCGTGCTTGGCGTGGCAGTCGGCGCCGGTATCCATGGTTATGTGCCACAAAACTTCATGGCGAGTATCATGGGCAAAGATGCCTGGTGGTCTGTGCCTGCGGCAGTACTGATCGGCGTGCCGATGTACTCCAATGCTGCCGGCATTATCCCGGTAGTACAGGCTTTGCTCGGCAAGGGTGCCGCTTTGGGCACAGTGCTGGCATTCATGATGAGCGTCACCGCCCTGTCATTTCCGGAGATGATCATCCTGCGCAAAGTGCTCAAACCAGCATTGATCGCAACTTTTGTAGGCGTGGTGTCAACAGGCATTTTGCTTGTCGGCTATGTGTTTAACGCAGTGCTTTAA
- a CDS encoding diguanylate cyclase domain-containing protein, with protein sequence MKMMRLRDKILLGAVAISIVVALASMLAVSWVISQQYQDQSHALLSKSSVVINDSLDDRKTNVLTASRQLAMQKNLGSTIWYLTQYSRLEFDHETMFNSYQQLVNDTYKIARVAMLSRITIYDSAGRLVSFAQLGGGSGRVGFVDNGSVPSFWVALLKENEELSRPKLHTTNAITGVDLTFGQSLPRQEGVHYAVVDGLLAIESYVPIIGNAFDPLTGKQVARQLGLVVGVQLLDQTFVDYLSKLTDIKINVFTRQGLSSGDVAAYQKPDWSGVQQVVTDTPVGRMGLNEIKIEGQHYYQGLIPLYNGKRLVGTIAELYSKEIVRKNTWEMVRILGLIAVASLLFIFPFAWYFASSISYPLTALSRVFLGIASGKQPDTLHELLSRLEKNKSRRDELGDLTQSFIAMDDAVNQKIQQINEINATLEHKIEQRTQELRFANEALTKLATHDTLTELPNRNLLRDRLQRSLAAARRDNVRMALIFIDLDEFKSINDTRGHAVGDLLLMEAAKRMQDCIRESDTVSRIGGDEFIVLLPNIEAEQDVMRVAEKIRSVLNQPFELMGGSLHISSSIGIAICPEHGSDESSLLKHADTAMYYAKKSGGNTVTLFSTALSKTAVEINR encoded by the coding sequence ATGAAAATGATGCGGCTCAGAGACAAGATTCTGCTCGGTGCGGTTGCTATCAGTATCGTGGTGGCGCTTGCTTCCATGCTCGCCGTTTCCTGGGTCATCAGTCAGCAGTATCAGGATCAATCCCATGCGCTGTTAAGTAAATCCTCAGTCGTTATCAACGATAGTCTGGATGATCGCAAAACTAATGTGCTGACTGCATCACGCCAGTTGGCCATGCAAAAAAACCTCGGATCAACTATTTGGTACCTGACCCAATATTCGCGTTTGGAATTTGATCACGAAACCATGTTTAATAGTTACCAGCAACTGGTAAACGATACTTACAAAATCGCCAGGGTAGCTATGCTTTCCAGAATAACTATCTATGATTCTGCAGGTAGGCTGGTGTCATTTGCTCAGTTGGGCGGTGGCAGCGGGCGTGTCGGCTTTGTGGATAATGGGTCTGTTCCTTCTTTTTGGGTCGCTCTGCTAAAAGAAAATGAGGAGTTAAGTCGCCCAAAACTGCATACAACCAATGCCATCACCGGGGTCGACTTAACGTTCGGGCAATCGCTGCCGCGACAGGAAGGCGTGCACTATGCTGTTGTGGATGGTTTGCTGGCTATTGAAAGTTATGTTCCCATTATCGGTAACGCGTTTGATCCGCTCACCGGAAAGCAGGTCGCACGACAGCTTGGTCTGGTTGTTGGTGTGCAGTTGCTTGATCAAACCTTTGTTGACTATCTGTCCAAACTGACCGATATAAAGATCAATGTCTTTACCAGGCAAGGCCTTAGCAGTGGGGATGTGGCAGCTTATCAAAAGCCTGACTGGAGTGGCGTGCAGCAAGTTGTTACGGATACGCCTGTCGGCAGGATGGGGCTTAATGAGATAAAAATTGAAGGTCAACATTATTATCAGGGTCTAATTCCTCTGTATAACGGTAAGCGATTAGTAGGCACTATCGCCGAATTGTATTCGAAGGAAATTGTCCGAAAAAATACGTGGGAGATGGTACGGATATTGGGGTTGATAGCCGTAGCCAGCCTGCTATTCATTTTTCCGTTCGCCTGGTATTTCGCGTCATCCATCTCTTACCCACTCACGGCACTAAGTCGGGTTTTTCTCGGTATTGCCAGTGGTAAGCAACCAGATACGTTGCATGAGCTGCTTAGTCGACTGGAAAAAAACAAGAGTCGGCGTGATGAGCTGGGTGATCTCACCCAGAGCTTTATTGCCATGGATGATGCGGTTAACCAGAAAATTCAGCAGATCAATGAGATTAACGCTACGCTCGAACATAAAATCGAGCAGCGTACGCAGGAATTGCGCTTCGCTAACGAGGCATTAACCAAGCTCGCTACGCATGATACATTGACGGAGTTGCCGAACCGCAATCTGCTTCGTGATCGCTTGCAACGTTCGCTTGCTGCCGCCAGACGCGACAATGTGCGCATGGCCCTGATTTTTATTGACCTGGATGAATTCAAGAGCATTAATGATACCCGTGGTCATGCTGTGGGCGATTTGTTGCTGATGGAAGCTGCAAAACGCATGCAGGACTGCATACGTGAATCAGATACCGTTTCGCGTATTGGTGGCGATGAATTTATTGTATTGCTGCCGAATATTGAGGCAGAGCAGGATGTAATGCGGGTGGCGGAAAAAATCCGTTCTGTGCTTAATCAGCCATTTGAGTTGATGGGTGGCAGCTTACACATCTCATCCAGTATCGGAATTGCTATTTGTCCTGAACACGGCAGTGATGAGAGTAGCCTGCTTAAGCATGCTGACACTGCCATGTACTATGCCAAAAAAAGCGGCGGTAATACCGTGACGCTATTTTCGACGGCATTATCAAAAACTGCGGTTGAGATAAATAGATAG
- the modA gene encoding molybdate ABC transporter substrate-binding protein: MKRISVRFCACIFLSAGMVTGEASAAEVQVAVASNFTAPMKIIATDFEKTSGHKVALSFGATGKFYAQIRNGAPFDMLLAADDETPARMEQEKLGVTGSRFTYAIGKLVLWSAKPGVVDDKGAVLKTNSFEHIALANPKLAPYGAAAVEVMTKLGLVSMLTPKFVQGENIAQTYQFVSTGNAELGFVALSQVYEDGKLKSGSGWIIPSTMHSPIRQDALLLINGKDNPAAAALLKYLKSDKAKAVIKAYGYDL; the protein is encoded by the coding sequence ATGAAGCGTATATCTGTGAGATTTTGTGCCTGCATATTTTTGAGCGCTGGTATGGTCACCGGGGAAGCAAGTGCAGCAGAGGTGCAAGTTGCTGTTGCCTCTAATTTCACTGCGCCGATGAAAATCATTGCCACTGACTTCGAAAAGACTAGCGGCCATAAGGTGGCGCTCTCCTTCGGAGCAACTGGTAAGTTTTATGCGCAGATCAGGAATGGTGCGCCGTTTGATATGCTGCTCGCTGCGGATGATGAAACACCAGCCCGCATGGAGCAGGAGAAATTGGGCGTTACGGGTAGCCGCTTCACTTACGCGATTGGTAAGCTGGTGCTATGGTCGGCCAAGCCTGGTGTGGTGGATGACAAGGGGGCGGTGCTGAAAACAAACAGTTTCGAGCATATTGCGCTGGCCAATCCCAAGTTGGCACCCTATGGTGCAGCGGCTGTTGAGGTGATGACCAAGCTAGGGCTGGTGAGTATGTTAACGCCCAAATTCGTACAGGGTGAGAATATCGCACAGACCTATCAATTCGTAAGTACGGGTAATGCTGAACTGGGATTTGTCGCGTTGTCGCAGGTGTATGAGGATGGCAAGCTCAAGAGTGGCTCGGGCTGGATTATCCCGTCCACAATGCATAGCCCGATTCGTCAGGATGCTCTGCTGCTGATCAACGGCAAAGACAATCCTGCCGCGGCGGCTTTGCTGAAATATCTGAAAAGCGATAAAGCCAAGGCAGTCATCAAGGCGTATGGTTATGATTTGTAA
- the modC gene encoding molybdenum ABC transporter ATP-binding protein translates to MMTNPESGIRARFHFERSGFALDVDLDLPGKGVTALFGHSGSGKTTVLRAIAGLERVAGGYLAVNGSVWQDDARGIFMPTYQRPIGYVFQEASLFAHLNIRQNLEFGQQRVPQQQRCVSLDQAIALLGIGHLLSRMPDALSGGERQRVGIARALAVSPQLLLMDEPLAALDLKLKGEILPYLERLHDELDIPLLYVSHAPDEVARLADHLVLLDHGQVLASGALSETLARLDLPLSQHDDAGVVLAGSVSGFDRQWHLCQVGFVGGNLWVRDNGATLNQSLRVRILARDVSLTLTPHTDGSILNILPAVVTELGDDQHPALTLVRLDAGGAPLLARLTRRSAAALDLHPGRAVWAQIKSVALLG, encoded by the coding sequence ATGATGACGAATCCAGAATCCGGTATACGCGCGCGCTTCCACTTTGAGCGCTCTGGCTTTGCGCTGGATGTCGATCTGGATTTACCGGGCAAAGGGGTGACTGCGTTATTCGGCCATTCCGGTTCCGGTAAAACCACAGTGTTAAGGGCAATAGCTGGGCTGGAACGCGTGGCGGGGGGTTATCTGGCGGTGAATGGCAGTGTCTGGCAGGACGACGCGCGGGGCATTTTCATGCCGACATATCAGCGCCCGATAGGGTATGTGTTTCAGGAAGCCAGTCTGTTTGCGCATTTGAATATACGCCAGAATCTGGAGTTTGGGCAGCAACGGGTGCCGCAACAGCAGAGATGCGTGTCGTTGGATCAGGCTATTGCGCTGCTAGGCATAGGGCATTTGCTGTCGCGCATGCCTGACGCCTTATCTGGCGGCGAACGTCAGCGGGTGGGTATTGCGCGGGCGCTGGCAGTGAGCCCGCAATTATTGTTGATGGATGAGCCTTTAGCCGCGCTCGACTTAAAACTCAAGGGTGAGATATTGCCTTATCTGGAACGATTGCATGATGAGCTGGATATCCCGTTGCTCTATGTGAGTCATGCGCCGGATGAAGTGGCGCGTCTGGCTGATCATCTGGTGTTGCTGGATCATGGGCAGGTACTCGCCAGCGGGGCGCTTTCAGAAACGCTGGCGCGGCTTGATCTGCCGTTAAGTCAGCATGATGACGCCGGCGTGGTGCTGGCGGGTTCGGTGAGCGGATTCGACAGGCAATGGCATTTATGCCAGGTGGGGTTTGTGGGCGGCAATTTGTGGGTACGCGATAACGGCGCAACGCTTAATCAGTCATTGCGTGTGCGTATTCTGGCGCGTGATGTCAGTCTGACCTTGACGCCGCATACCGATGGCAGCATTCTCAATATATTGCCCGCTGTGGTCACCGAGCTTGGTGATGACCAGCATCCGGCATTAACGCTGGTGCGCCTCGATGCTGGTGGTGCGCCATTACTGGCACGGCTCACCCGGCGTTCAGCCGCAGCGCTTGATCTGCATCCGGGCCGGGCAGTATGGGCGCAGATCAAATCGGTAGCATTGTTAGGATAA
- a CDS encoding ArsR/SmtB family transcription factor produces MLDIDTLFATLADATRRQILAQLLHSGESCVCHLYGTLDISQPKVSRHLAVLREAGLVSSQRRGTWIHYSINPDLPCWAQIILAQMSVGLTLDASASPINSTCCAAK; encoded by the coding sequence ATGCTTGATATAGACACTCTATTTGCAACACTTGCCGATGCAACACGCCGTCAGATCCTGGCTCAGCTATTGCACAGTGGCGAATCATGCGTTTGCCACCTGTATGGCACGCTGGATATATCGCAACCCAAGGTATCACGGCACCTGGCGGTATTACGCGAGGCTGGACTGGTTAGCTCGCAACGTAGAGGAACCTGGATACACTACAGCATCAACCCGGATCTACCGTGCTGGGCGCAAATAATTTTGGCGCAGATGTCAGTAGGACTGACGCTGGACGCTTCAGCCAGCCCAATCAACAGCACGTGCTGCGCTGCAAAATGA
- the modB gene encoding molybdate ABC transporter permease subunit has protein sequence MLDATDLGAIWLTLRLATVTTVLLLLVGTPIAWWLARTRSWTKGPVGALVALPIVLPPSVIGFYLLLAMGPNGPIGHFTQSLGLGMLPFTFAGLVLASTFYSLPFVVQPIQNAFEAIGERPLEVAATLRASPRDTFFSVVLPLAKPGFLTATILGFAHTVGEFGVVLMIGGNIPDKTRVVSVQIYDHVEALEYTEAHTLAAIMVLFSFAVLLLLYRFNASGRPK, from the coding sequence ATGCTTGATGCAACTGATCTTGGTGCTATCTGGCTAACCCTCAGATTGGCGACGGTGACGACGGTGCTGCTGTTGCTGGTCGGTACGCCTATCGCCTGGTGGCTGGCGCGGACGCGATCGTGGACTAAGGGGCCAGTGGGTGCCTTAGTGGCGCTGCCCATTGTGCTGCCGCCCTCGGTAATTGGTTTTTATCTGTTGCTGGCAATGGGGCCGAATGGTCCTATCGGCCATTTTACCCAGTCATTGGGGCTAGGGATGCTGCCGTTTACGTTTGCCGGCCTGGTGCTGGCGTCCACCTTCTATTCTTTACCCTTTGTGGTGCAGCCGATACAGAATGCCTTTGAAGCGATCGGCGAGCGTCCGCTCGAAGTGGCGGCGACATTGCGTGCTTCGCCGCGGGATACGTTTTTCAGTGTGGTGCTGCCCTTGGCCAAACCGGGTTTTCTGACCGCGACCATACTTGGCTTTGCCCATACTGTTGGTGAATTCGGCGTGGTGCTCATGATAGGTGGCAATATCCCGGATAAAACGCGGGTGGTCTCGGTGCAGATCTATGATCATGTGGAGGCGCTGGAATATACCGAGGCGCATACGTTGGCAGCGATCATGGTGCTGTTTTCATTTGCGGTATTGCTGCTGTTGTATCGATTTAATGCGTCAGGCAGGCCGAAATGA
- a CDS encoding EAL domain-containing protein, with product MQTKTDCAQSTAMPAFSGDSDNESIVTAICALAQGLNLNLIAEGVEETNQYRLLQTLNCNEAQGYLFSKPISSQDITELLIKDAPLGQLHTTPQHCFDM from the coding sequence ATGCAAACGAAAACCGACTGCGCACAATCAACAGCCATGCCTGCATTTTCAGGAGACTCAGACAACGAATCTATCGTCACGGCGATATGTGCTCTGGCGCAAGGATTGAATCTTAATCTGATTGCAGAGGGTGTTGAGGAAACCAATCAATATCGTTTACTGCAAACGCTCAATTGCAATGAAGCTCAGGGTTATTTGTTCAGTAAACCTATATCCAGTCAGGACATTACCGAACTATTGATTAAAGATGCGCCGCTAGGGCAGCTACATACCACACCACAGCACTGTTTCGATATGTAG
- a CDS encoding c-type cytochrome — MKHFLLATLTCIPLLAQADDVAQTITTQGNKQGATACIACHGADGGGTPAAGFPRLAGLNEAYIKHQLHDFQSGKRNNPLMQPIAKALSDSEIQVIAAYYAALAIPAITPAGGDPALLRKGEAIATSGDWNHEIPACFQCHGANGQGIDPSFPAITGQSATYITNQLMAWKSGTRANDPVGLMKSVASKLSADQIKAVSAFLANQPLTNGTQK; from the coding sequence TTGAAGCATTTCTTATTAGCCACACTCACCTGCATACCCCTCCTGGCGCAAGCCGATGATGTTGCCCAGACCATCACCACCCAAGGCAATAAACAGGGCGCAACCGCTTGCATAGCATGTCATGGTGCAGATGGCGGCGGCACCCCTGCAGCCGGTTTCCCTCGTCTGGCTGGTCTCAACGAAGCCTACATCAAGCACCAGTTACATGATTTTCAATCCGGCAAGCGTAACAATCCACTGATGCAACCGATCGCCAAGGCGCTTTCGGATAGCGAAATACAGGTTATCGCAGCCTATTATGCCGCGCTAGCTATCCCCGCCATTACACCGGCAGGCGGCGATCCGGCATTGTTACGCAAAGGTGAAGCCATCGCCACCAGCGGCGACTGGAACCATGAAATTCCAGCCTGTTTTCAATGCCACGGTGCAAACGGCCAAGGTATAGACCCTAGCTTTCCGGCGATCACAGGCCAGTCTGCGACCTACATTACCAATCAGCTTATGGCATGGAAATCAGGTACCCGTGCCAATGATCCAGTGGGTTTGATGAAATCTGTGGCCAGCAAATTATCGGCAGATCAGATCAAGGCTGTTTCCGCCTTTCTTGCTAATCAACCTTTAACCAATGGAACTCAAAAATGA
- the torT gene encoding TMAO reductase system periplasmic protein TorT, which translates to MASGRVVNDSYVMAAHASKPWRIAFLFPHMKDPYWVGCSYGVISEAKRLGVAVDILPADGYTDLVGQLRKMDEAIAAKYDAIVISPISHTANNASIAKARSLGIPVFELANDSTSDDLAVKVTTSLIHMGIDATQWVIRDAQRRGLKSINIALLPGPAGAGWVVGEVEGTREAARKAAINVNIVDITYGDSDLIGQTQLAAQLLAKHGNHLDYILGCSGCAPAAILPIKEAGLEGKVRVVAYDLTGDIANFIQKGEIVAAADTKAVSQARVSVDTVVNFLEGRTKATPNTILIKLGLVDKRNYATYKFDTSIAPKDYVPVLSYSPETLK; encoded by the coding sequence TTGGCCAGTGGCCGCGTAGTTAACGACAGCTACGTCATGGCAGCGCATGCCAGTAAGCCCTGGCGCATCGCATTCCTGTTTCCGCATATGAAGGATCCGTATTGGGTTGGTTGTAGTTATGGGGTCATTAGTGAAGCCAAGCGGTTAGGCGTCGCAGTGGATATTCTCCCCGCAGACGGTTACACCGATCTGGTTGGGCAATTGCGCAAGATGGATGAGGCGATTGCTGCAAAATATGATGCCATTGTTATTTCCCCGATCAGTCACACCGCCAACAACGCTTCCATTGCCAAAGCGCGCTCATTGGGTATACCTGTGTTTGAGCTGGCGAATGACAGTACCAGCGATGATTTGGCGGTCAAAGTGACCACCTCGTTGATACACATGGGTATTGATGCTACGCAATGGGTTATTCGCGATGCACAACGGCGCGGCTTGAAGTCTATCAATATTGCATTGTTACCTGGCCCTGCAGGTGCTGGTTGGGTTGTTGGTGAGGTAGAGGGTACCCGTGAAGCGGCGCGTAAAGCGGCAATCAATGTGAATATTGTTGATATTACATATGGCGATAGTGACCTGATCGGACAGACACAATTAGCGGCGCAGTTACTTGCCAAACACGGTAATCATCTTGATTACATTCTGGGTTGTAGCGGTTGCGCACCTGCTGCAATCTTGCCAATAAAAGAGGCAGGGCTGGAAGGGAAGGTCAGGGTGGTTGCCTATGATCTGACCGGAGATATTGCCAATTTTATCCAAAAGGGTGAAATCGTTGCCGCTGCGGATACGAAAGCTGTCAGCCAGGCACGGGTAAGCGTTGATACAGTAGTGAATTTTCTGGAAGGAAGAACCAAGGCAACGCCGAATACCATACTGATTAAATTGGGTCTGGTTGACAAGCGCAACTATGCAACTTATAAGTTCGACACGTCTATAGCCCCCAAGGACTATGTGCCTGTCCTGTCATATTCCCCGGAAACGCTTAAGTAA
- the arsC gene encoding arsenate reductase (glutaredoxin) (This arsenate reductase requires both glutathione and glutaredoxin to convert arsenate to arsenite, after which the efflux transporter formed by ArsA and ArsB can extrude the arsenite from the cell, providing resistance.): MSDITIYHNPACGTSRNVLAIIRNTGEEPNVIAYLETPPSRDKLEVLIKAMGMPVRDLLRRKGTPYDELNLDDTKWNDDELIDFMLAHPILINRPIVVTPLGTRLCRPSEVVLELLTLPQLGPISKEDGEVIVAKTGD; the protein is encoded by the coding sequence ATGTCAGACATCACCATCTACCACAATCCAGCCTGTGGTACCTCGCGTAACGTGCTTGCCATCATCCGTAATACTGGCGAAGAGCCCAATGTCATTGCTTATCTGGAAACACCGCCCAGCCGGGATAAACTTGAGGTGCTCATCAAGGCTATGGGGATGCCAGTGCGCGATCTGTTGCGGCGCAAAGGGACACCCTACGATGAGCTGAATCTGGACGACACCAAATGGAATGATGATGAATTGATCGATTTTATGCTGGCACACCCTATCCTGATTAACCGGCCCATCGTAGTTACGCCGCTTGGAACCCGGTTGTGCCGGCCTTCTGAAGTAGTGCTGGAGTTATTGACCTTGCCGCAACTGGGGCCAATTTCCAAGGAAGACGGCGAGGTAATCGTTGCTAAAACAGGTGACTGA